One window of the Salvia splendens isolate huo1 chromosome 1, SspV2, whole genome shotgun sequence genome contains the following:
- the LOC121808928 gene encoding serine/threonine-protein kinase D6PKL2-like isoform X2, with amino-acid sequence MWDGMMSDDRNYDSIKGSTRGGSLESTKTSLSRASDSSGLSDDSNWSYTSGSANKPHKGNDPRWKAILSVRARDGVLGMGQFRLLKRLGCGDIGSVYLSKLIATRCLFALKVMDKASLASRKKLNRAHTEREILQLLDHPFLPTLYTHFETDRFSCLVMEYCPGGDLYTLRQRQPGNFFSEYAARFYAAEVLLALEYLHMLGVVYRDLKPENVLVREDGHIMLSDFDLSLRCVVSPSLITTSALHSHPSKQRAGFCAQPACIEPSSACIQPSCFLPRIFHQKSKKVDPGMKPSGAFPELVAARSMSFVGTHEYLAPEMIKGEGHGSAVDWWTFGVFLHELLYGKTPFKGSGNRATLFNVVGQNTIRGLLVKEPQNRLGVKRGATEIKQHPFFEGVNWALIRCSMPPEVPRPVEVGPPSKHTFVGAGLGGDKRVGTGMKSEGKYLDFEFF; translated from the exons ATGTGGGATGGGATGATGAGTGATGACAGAAACTATGATAGCATAAAAGGAAGCACTCGAGGGGGCTCTCTTGAGAGTACCAAAACTAGCCTGAGCCGAGCAAGTGATAGCAGTGGCCTTAGTGATGATAGTAACTGGAGTTACACTAGTGGCAGCGCAAATAAGCCTCACAAGGGAAATGATCCCAGATGGAAGGCTATACTCTCTGTTCGAGCGAGGGATGGCGTTTTAGGCATGGGCCAGTTCAGGTTGCTGAAAAGGCTTGGCTGCGGGGATATTGGAAGTGTATATCTCTCTAAGCTCATCGCAACCCGATGCCTCTTTGCATTGAAAGTGATGGACAAGGCGTCCCTTGCTAGCAGGAAGAAGTTGAACCGGGCACATACAGAACGGGAAATCTTGCAGCTGCTCGACCATCCTTTCTTGCCAACACTGTACACTCATTTTGAGACTGAcagattttcatgcttagtcaTGGAATATTGTCCCGGGGGAGATCTGTATACCCTGAGGCAACGACAGCCGGGAAACTTTTTCTCCGAGTATGCTGCTAG GTTTTATGCAGCTGAAGTTCTTTTGGCGCTTGAATACCTCCACATGCTAGGCGTCGTATACAGAGACCTGAAACCGGAAAATGTTCTGGTCCGCGAAGATGGCCACATCATGCTATCAGACTTTGACCTTTCCCTTAGATGTGTAGTTTCACCCTCTCTAATAACCACCTCTGCTTTACACTCTCATCCTTCCAAACAAAGGGCCGGATTCTGCGCGCAGCCAGCTTGCATCGAGCCATCATCAGCATGCATCCAACCCTCATGCTTTCTTCCTCGAATCTTCCATCAAAAGAGCAAGAAAGTAGACCCTGGGATGAAGCCATCCGGTGCTTTTCCTGAGCTAGTTGCAGCTCGGTCAATGTCCTTTGTAGGGACACACGAATACTTGGCCCCGGAAATGATCAAGGGCGAAGGCCATGGCAGTGCAGTGGACTGGTGGACATTTGGTGTATTCTTGCATGAGCTGCTCTATGGCAAAACACCATTCAAAGGTTCAGGGAATCGTGCAACGCTCTTTAACGTTGTCGGACAAAACACCATCCGTGGCCTGCTCGTGAAGGAGCCACAGAACCGGCTTGGGGTGAAAAGAGGAGCAACTGAGATCAAGCAGCACCCTTTCTTTGAAGGTGTGAATTGGGCTCTGATAAGGTGCAGCATGCCTCCAGAGGTGCCTAGGCCGGTCGAGGTTGGACCCCCCTCGAAGCACACATTCGTCGGTGCCGGCCTCGGTGGTGACAAAAGAGTGGGGACAGGCATGAAATCTGAGGGTAAATACCTGGATTTCGAGTTCTTTTAG
- the LOC121808928 gene encoding serine/threonine-protein kinase D6PKL2-like isoform X1 has translation MWDGMMSDDRNYDSIKGSTRGGSLESTKTSLSRASDSSGLSDDSNWSYTSGSANKPHKGNDPRWKAILSVRARDGVLGMGQFRLLKRLGCGDIGSVYLSKLIATRCLFALKVMDKASLASRKKLNRAHTEREILQLLDHPFLPTLYTHFETDRFSCLVMEYCPGGDLYTLRQRQPGNFFSEYAARPSLSPLPSYILANTDSPAWMYDFSEMCDMMVFHLLNGSEPHKTHSNLIQHCHIFPPNLRFYAAEVLLALEYLHMLGVVYRDLKPENVLVREDGHIMLSDFDLSLRCVVSPSLITTSALHSHPSKQRAGFCAQPACIEPSSACIQPSCFLPRIFHQKSKKVDPGMKPSGAFPELVAARSMSFVGTHEYLAPEMIKGEGHGSAVDWWTFGVFLHELLYGKTPFKGSGNRATLFNVVGQNTIRGLLVKEPQNRLGVKRGATEIKQHPFFEGVNWALIRCSMPPEVPRPVEVGPPSKHTFVGAGLGGDKRVGTGMKSEGKYLDFEFF, from the exons ATGTGGGATGGGATGATGAGTGATGACAGAAACTATGATAGCATAAAAGGAAGCACTCGAGGGGGCTCTCTTGAGAGTACCAAAACTAGCCTGAGCCGAGCAAGTGATAGCAGTGGCCTTAGTGATGATAGTAACTGGAGTTACACTAGTGGCAGCGCAAATAAGCCTCACAAGGGAAATGATCCCAGATGGAAGGCTATACTCTCTGTTCGAGCGAGGGATGGCGTTTTAGGCATGGGCCAGTTCAGGTTGCTGAAAAGGCTTGGCTGCGGGGATATTGGAAGTGTATATCTCTCTAAGCTCATCGCAACCCGATGCCTCTTTGCATTGAAAGTGATGGACAAGGCGTCCCTTGCTAGCAGGAAGAAGTTGAACCGGGCACATACAGAACGGGAAATCTTGCAGCTGCTCGACCATCCTTTCTTGCCAACACTGTACACTCATTTTGAGACTGAcagattttcatgcttagtcaTGGAATATTGTCCCGGGGGAGATCTGTATACCCTGAGGCAACGACAGCCGGGAAACTTTTTCTCCGAGTATGCTGCTAG GCCTTCATTGAGTCCTCTCCCTTCCTACATTCTTGCCAACACTGACTCTCCAGCTTGGATGTATGATTTTTCTGAGATGTGTGACATGATGGTGTTTCATCTACTTAATGGATCAGAACCTCACAAAACTCATTCTAACCTTATTCAACATTGCCATATTTTTCCTCCTAATTTAAG GTTTTATGCAGCTGAAGTTCTTTTGGCGCTTGAATACCTCCACATGCTAGGCGTCGTATACAGAGACCTGAAACCGGAAAATGTTCTGGTCCGCGAAGATGGCCACATCATGCTATCAGACTTTGACCTTTCCCTTAGATGTGTAGTTTCACCCTCTCTAATAACCACCTCTGCTTTACACTCTCATCCTTCCAAACAAAGGGCCGGATTCTGCGCGCAGCCAGCTTGCATCGAGCCATCATCAGCATGCATCCAACCCTCATGCTTTCTTCCTCGAATCTTCCATCAAAAGAGCAAGAAAGTAGACCCTGGGATGAAGCCATCCGGTGCTTTTCCTGAGCTAGTTGCAGCTCGGTCAATGTCCTTTGTAGGGACACACGAATACTTGGCCCCGGAAATGATCAAGGGCGAAGGCCATGGCAGTGCAGTGGACTGGTGGACATTTGGTGTATTCTTGCATGAGCTGCTCTATGGCAAAACACCATTCAAAGGTTCAGGGAATCGTGCAACGCTCTTTAACGTTGTCGGACAAAACACCATCCGTGGCCTGCTCGTGAAGGAGCCACAGAACCGGCTTGGGGTGAAAAGAGGAGCAACTGAGATCAAGCAGCACCCTTTCTTTGAAGGTGTGAATTGGGCTCTGATAAGGTGCAGCATGCCTCCAGAGGTGCCTAGGCCGGTCGAGGTTGGACCCCCCTCGAAGCACACATTCGTCGGTGCCGGCCTCGGTGGTGACAAAAGAGTGGGGACAGGCATGAAATCTGAGGGTAAATACCTGGATTTCGAGTTCTTTTAG